AGCTGAAGAGGAGAACATTGAGTGCATGTTTGGTTCAAATGAAGATACTGGCAGCCAAATTCCAACACAAGCCCAAACTATTGTGGAAGGATCAGGGACAGTTGTGTTGTCAGAATTTAAACCTGTTCCTGATGTAGACTATCTACAGGTGTGTAATCTTTCCATTACAAACTTGTTCTTCAgtcaacataatttatttttggcagttaattgttaaaatcaaccttgtcatcatcttcaacaGTAATATCATTTCTCCACCACTGACATACTGGGTTTGACAATTGAGAAATTGTTTACTGATGCCTAATTTGGGATATCATGTGTTATAGTACTCAACTTTTTAAAAGCCCTTGCAAGTTAAAGGTTGGGACCACTAACAACCAAGAGGACCTGCATAATAAATTTTCCATGATGGACATAACAATGATTAAGTGATCATCTGCTGTCTGATATTAGGCATTTTATACagatagttttattttattttttaatgtgattctTGGGGACAAATTTTAGAGAGTAAAAGTTCATCTCTCTTTGTATTGGTTGCAAGTTTTGCAAGCACCCCagcatttttttctattgtgcTAAACCTTAGGGCCTCGGATATCTGTTTGAAAGGTTAAGTTTTATATGCATATACAATTGTTTGCAGGAGTTATTGGCCATCCAACAACAAGGACCAAGATCTATTGGGTTTTTTGGAACCCGGAACATGGGCTTCATGCATCAAGAACTTATTGAGATTCTCAGTTATGCTTTGGTTATAACAGTAAGATGCTATGACATAaatctcatttattttatttctatttgtcTCCTTGGAATACTCATTAAGCATTCTAGAAATTTACTTGATACCGGCCTCACCGTGGACCATGTAAGTAAATTCTTCTGAGATTCTCATCTTCCTGAAATGCAACATGATTTCTTTTCCTGCAGAAAAACCATATTTATACATCAGGTGCATCTGGGACTAATGCAGCTGTTATAAGGGGTGCTTTAAGAGCAGAAAAACCTGAACTACTTACAGTAATCTTGCCTCAAAGTTTGAAAAAACAACCGCCTGAGAGCCAGGAGCTATTGGCAAAAGTAAgaaattagttttgatattcATTCATGTAATATTCCCTCTGTTCTGACATTATTCAGCCTCTGGGTGCATGCAGGGGTATTTTAATGATAGTTAAGTTTTAAATCTCGAAACATTGTGCAGCCAAACCCATACACataattatgttattgaattCATGTTAAAAAGCATCTGAAATGTAACCTCAAAAATTTGATATGCTTTCAGACATCATTGAACTTGTAGTCTATTTAATTTGTTCACCTATTAGGTGACTTTTTGAGAGATTGTCATTGCTTACAGTAAATTAGACGGTAAAATTTCAGCCCACCTCTCTTTGAAAGTTTCTAAGTACATTTTGTGGATAGATTAGGGTTGAAGTTAGATGTTCAAAATATTCCCTTGATCCCAATCATTCAATTCTAAATCTTTTGCTATGAATTGTTTGGTTTGTAATCATCTGACTGAAAGTCAAAGTTCTTAAGGTACTGGCACTTTTTGGAGATATGGCTACCAAAAGAAGATTCCTATTTTACACACAGCAATTAGCCTAAGTGTgaaatttgtttataattttggCCAATTCACTTTGGAAACTTTAGGCATCAAAGATAATACTATGTCATATTTGCAAACCAACTTTACTTTAGGGAGAGAGATCCTTATTGTTGGcttattaaacttttaatttgttgctCTACTATAAAGTTCTTCACATACTGTGAATGGGACTGTACATCCATTTGGATGCTAGTTGCAGAAGAGTCTGCAATTTAACGAACCATgactttttatgaaaataactgGGGCCTATGAGtatgtttattttgttgatgtACTGAAAATGAATccctgtttatttatttatttaaaaaaaaaagcagaactTCAAAGGAATCCACCAAATTGAGttaataggaaaaaataataatatccatCACTGATGGCAACTGTTGGTGTTTTGGTAActggttatgtttttttttttatttgcaggtGCAGAATGTGATAGAGAAGCCTCACAATGACCATCTACCACTGATTGAAGCCAGCAGGTTTGTGCTAACATGTTATTCTTTCAGTTACTCTtccagtattttattttttacatcattttcttttgagaGGGTACTCTTACAGTAATGTAATAATTACCTATGAATCTGTCCcagttaatgattttttttcccttaaaaattATGCCAACCAGCAAGGATAGCAAAATAAAGAATCCTGGCTGATATCATATTTGTCGAAGGTGAAATGATAATGAAATGTTTCTCTGCTCTTTTAAATGATTTGATTAATAAACATGTTGCCTGTGAAaagtattgaatgatgaaagCTTTGACCGTAAATAAAATGCAAAGTTGCTCAGCATTAAATGCTGAAAATTCTCTCTGCACGTGTAGACATGCAATATTTGACAGATTAGCTGTGAGAAAGTATTTGCCTTGCTTTGCTTTTCATGCATGTTATTTCTATGTTTGTATATGGTTTTATTTAACAGCATGATCCCCAAGAATGGAAAATGAAGGTTTGTGTCGCAAATAGAACTGAAAGTTCTGTGGTTGAAAATTATGCAGTTCCCTGCTTTTAAGTCAAAATTTACTGCTTTAGAATTGAGACCTTTTTACTGAGAACTGTAATGGCATAACCATGTCAAGCAAACAAATTTACAAGGGGTTTGGATTTTGAACCAGTATCGTATGGAActaattttgatttgatgattGATAAAGCCTCCACAAGATTAACCAAAGTATGCTGATTTTCTGGATCCACTTATGCAAAATAATACAACacaaatattgaaattgaaggATGGACTGCCTTCTCAAGCCATTTGGCAGTTGCATTCCAATAAATTGGTCTGACTTTTATTGTCTGTAAATTTTGCCAAGTTGTTTGATCTTACACGTGCAAAGCAAAGTAGATTCAACTGGTACAGGAGCTCAACTGAAATGCAAGCTTGACATGCAGTGTTTAAAATGTTTAGTCTAGTGAATGAGCTTGGCTGTTAGTTTTAGTTTGCAAGTTCATTAATTGCTCAGTTGAGTTCTGCATTGGTGGGAAGTTCTATAGAGTGGTTGCAAAGTTGCTTAATGCTGAAGTTGGAAAATGACTGCATCTTCTATAATAAACGGAATTTATCTGATGGTTTTTAATGGTGAAATTGCAGGCTGTGTAATATGGACATTATTTCCCATGTACAACAAGTTATTTGCTTTGCCTTCCATGATAGCAGGTTGCTCATGGAAACTTGTCAGGAGGCCAAAAATCTCCGGAAAATTGTTACTCTCTTTTATCTGGACTGAAGCAATTTGTTCATTCTATACATTGTTTTGTAAAAGAGAGGTGGACGTCgcttattcttttttgtttcttctttttgtaaATGAGGCAATGAATTGGGAGAAATCAGTTGACTTTATGGTTATTGTAACATTGATGGAGCCAATTTGCTCCACATAGTTGGATAGATACCGTAAAAGTTCTTATTCACCTGATTTTAGCAGAGGATATGGGACAAGAACTATGCCTTCCCATTGAATATGCCTCCATGCATCATGTTGTTTCTGTTTTGCCTGCGGCAAGCATTTCAATCAATATTTTGTGATTgatcttcttttatttcttaattgaatCACATTGTAATGAACCTAAAAGCATTTTCTACTCTTTCAATGGATTTAAAACGCACAGAAGTACATGTATGCACATGTATGCATGCTACTTTCTCGTTTCCATTGAAGTGAAATAATACCAGTTGTCTTCACGCTCCCAAAGCAGGAGTAACGCCACTCTGGTTTTCTCGGTTCAGCAACTCTGattcttcaatatatatatatatatatatatatatatatatatatatatatatataatcataattattttctcCATTTCATACCATGACCTCaccataattttatattgttacAACTTCATAGTTGTCTGAAATATTTCTTAGAATGGCGTTTTAGATGTTTGTCCCAGTTCTCCCACCAAGCCCACCATTTCCAAAGCTAGGCGCTAGAAGACTCATCACGCGGAAATGCACTTACCTCTGATTTCATTTATGTGAACGAGGTGGGTTCCGTATTTTACTAGATTTCTTtaaggtaatttttatttttcagaatttattttttaaaaaattattttttaaatttttctggtgtttgtttgctattagaaaagttggtcaatggaaaacacttttcggtcaaagaaaaatttgacttggtttacaggaaagtgttttcctgaaaaatttggatggaaaacacttttcggaaattgtgaaaaatttaaaaatgtcattttatttgctgattatatcaaatttgttcctcaaacttttgattgctatatatattttgttttgaatatttatttttcaatttcatctcttaaaatttaatttttatattaactttggtcctcatttttataattgttatttgctttttccttataatttttttattgaaattttttatgtatcaaacttggttctcattcttttgattgttacttattttatttgaaataatttatgaaatattaattattattattttaatttcttcatctttcatttttttttattttttaaatttgatctctattattttgattattatttattttatttgagataatttatgaaattatatatttttttaatttcattctcattcaactttttaatttgtaagatttgtttcttattattttaataaatttgagaaaaataaaatattaataagttatttttcagctcatttttcatgacataaccaaatactggaaaatat
This window of the Populus trichocarpa isolate Nisqually-1 chromosome 13, P.trichocarpa_v4.1, whole genome shotgun sequence genome carries:
- the LOC18104222 gene encoding uncharacterized protein LOC18104222 isoform X1; amino-acid sequence: MCTALPPAMRLLLTTSTVTGFPSKSLRTTTIPNLNQSCLARRNSLSFSKPTWLCGHKRNDQEMDSWKAEEENIECMFGSNEDTGSQIPTQAQTIVEGSGTVVLSEFKPVPDVDYLQELLAIQQQGPRSIGFFGTRNMGFMHQELIEILSYALVITKNHIYTSGASGTNAAVIRGALRAEKPELLTVILPQSLKKQPPESQELLAKVQNVIEKPHNDHLPLIEASRLCNMDIISHVQQVICFAFHDSRLLMETCQEAKNLRKIVTLFYLD
- the LOC18104222 gene encoding uncharacterized protein LOC18104222 isoform X2, whose product is MCTALPPAMRLLLTTSTVTGFPSKSLRTTTIPNLNQSCLARRNSLSFSKPTRNDQEMDSWKAEEENIECMFGSNEDTGSQIPTQAQTIVEGSGTVVLSEFKPVPDVDYLQELLAIQQQGPRSIGFFGTRNMGFMHQELIEILSYALVITKNHIYTSGASGTNAAVIRGALRAEKPELLTVILPQSLKKQPPESQELLAKVQNVIEKPHNDHLPLIEASRLCNMDIISHVQQVICFAFHDSRLLMETCQEAKNLRKIVTLFYLD